The following are from one region of the Desulfovibrio desulfuricans genome:
- the cutA gene encoding divalent-cation tolerance protein CutA, which translates to MEHGENSKVFLVYMTTPTQEEALTLARELVRMRLAAGVNIVPGAQSVYRWKGEVHEAGECLLVAQVSEAALPDFMAKARALHSYEVPCVVAMPIADGHQPFLRWITENSLPTTA; encoded by the coding sequence TATATGACCACGCCAACCCAGGAGGAGGCGCTGACGCTCGCGCGCGAGCTGGTGCGTATGCGGCTGGCCGCCGGGGTCAACATCGTGCCCGGCGCGCAGTCGGTTTACCGCTGGAAGGGCGAGGTGCACGAAGCCGGGGAATGCCTGCTGGTGGCCCAGGTGAGCGAAGCCGCATTGCCGGATTTTATGGCAAAGGCGCGCGCACTGCACAGTTATGAAGTTCCCTGCGTGGTCGCCATGCCCATTGCAGACGGCCATCAGCCTTTTTTGCGCTGGATTACAGAAAACAGTCTGCCGACCACGGCCTGA